The stretch of DNA ATCCCCGCGCAGGTTGTGGCCGATGGGCGGCATGGGGTGGCTTGGCGGGAAACGCTGGTGGATGCCGGGTATTGGATGGTTGCGTTTCTGGGGATGGGGACGGTGTTCTGGGTTTTGAGGTAAGGGGTTGAAGGTAAGAAAGATGCGAGGGGGTTACCCCCTCGCGCTCCCATAACGTCTTCCGGCGATAGGGCGGTGATCCCGCATCGGAGTGCTCCGTCTCTCCACCTGCGCGAACCAAAGCGCCGCAGGCAGTGATCCATCAAAGCGGTCTTTGGGTTTTAAAGCCTGCGGCGCAGCGATCTTGGGCCCAAGGTCGAACCCGAAGCGCGACGTAGACAGTAAAGGGAGCGCGAGGGCGATGGCCCTCGCATTCCTCACTTTTTCTTCACGACCTTCTTAACAGCGAGCTTCTCCGCATTAACTACAACCGGAGCCGCAGGCAGCAAGCCCGCCGGATCGACGGGATGATTATCCTGCCGGATCTCGAAATGCAGCTCGTCGCGCGTGGCCTTGCCGGAGTGGCCGACCAGACCGATTCGTTCATGCGCCTTGACGGGATCGCCTTCCTTCACGGTGATCTTGTTGAGGAAGCCATAGGCCGACTGCCAGCCATTCCCGTGGTCGATCACCACCAGACGCCCGAAGCTGTCGGGCTCTTCCTTGGCGAAGAGCACGGTGCCCGATGCGACGGCACGCGCGGCGCTGCCTTCCGGCGCCACGATATCGAGCCCGTCGTGGAAGTTGGCCTTGCCGCGCGGGGTGTAGCCACGGCGTACGTTGCCGGCCAGCGGCCATGAGAAATGCGGCGCGCTTTTGGCCGAGCCGCCGTCGCCATGATCCGCCTTGGCCTCGCGCGGGGCGGGGGTGTCAGCGGGATCACTGTCGGCGGCCGGCTTGTCCTTTTTGGCGGGCTTGTCCTCTGACGGTGCGGCGGCGGCCTGCTTGCCCGACGACAGCATCGTCGGGATCAGCAGCGACTGCCCCACATCCAGCTTGGTGCCATCCTTCAGGCCGTTAGCGACCAGGATCGAGGACAGTGGCACACCATAGTGATAGGCGATGTCGAAGCCGGTCTCGCCTTCCTTCACCGTGTGGCGGCGGGTGCGGGGCAGCATCAGGCGTTGCCCGGCATGGACGTCATAGGGCGGCTTGATCGAGTTGGCCTCGATGATCAGGATGCGCGGCACCTTGGCGCGGTGAGCGATGCCCCCCAGCGTCTCGCCGGGCTTGACCATATGGACATGCTCGCGGTCGAGCGGGACGTCATTCTCGCCTTTGGCCTCGGCAGGCTTGTGCTTTTTCGCGGGCGCCTTTTCGGGCGCGGCAACAGCGGGAGCGGCGATCACCAGAGCTGCTGCCAGCAGCGGCAGCGCCTTCACGCCTGAAACCTTGCGCCCAGCGCGGCCAGAGAGGCATCATGCGTCAGGTCGAGCTGCAGCGGCGTCACCGAGACGAAACCGTCGGCAATGGCCTCCAGATCGGTGTTGTGGCCGGTGGTGTGCTCGATGCCATGCAGGCCGAACCAGAAGTAGCGATAGCCGCGCGGATCGGTCCCCTCGACCACCGAGCCGCGTGCGTAATCATGGAAACCCTGCCTCACCACGCGAATGCCCCTCACCTGATCGCCCGCAATCGGAGGGAAATTTACGTTAACCAAGGTGCGTGGCGCAATCGGGGCATTCACCAATGGCTGTAAAACTTTGTATCCCCATGCTTCCGCCGCCGAGAAGGACACCGAATCACCCATGCCCTCCTTGGAATAGACCTGGCTGAGCGCAATCGAGCGGATTCCGGCCAGCGCACCTTCCATCGCGGCGGAGACGGTGCCCGAATAGGTCACATCATCACCCAGATTGGCGCCGCGGTTGACGCCTGACAGGATCAGGTCCGGCGCGGCGGGCAAAATCTTCTTCAGCGCCATGGTCACCGAATCGGTGGGCGTGCCGCTGACGGCGAAACGGCGCTCCTCATACTGGCGCATGCGCACCGGGCGGCTGAGCGTCAGCGAGTGGCCCGCGCCCGACTGTTCCTCTTCGGGGCAGCAGATCCAGATGTCGTCGGAAAGCTGGCGGGCGATGGCTTCCAGCACCTTCAGGCCGGGGGCGTGGATACCATCGTCATTGGTCAGCAGGATACGCATGGGGCAACTTTCTATTGAATTCAGGGGCGCAGCACGTCGAGGCCGCCCATATAGGGGCGCAAGGCCTCGGGCACGGTCACGCTGCCGTCCTCGTTCTGGTAATTTTCCAGCACGGCGACCAGCGTGCGGCCCACGGCCAGACCCGAACCGTTGAGCGTGTGCAGGAAGCGCGTGCTCTTCTGGCCTTCGGGCTTGTAGCGAGCATCCATCCGGCGGGCCTGGAAATCGCCGCAGTTCGAGCAGGAGCTGATCTCGCGATACCTGCCCTGACCCGGCAGCCAGACTTCCAGATCGTAGGTACGGCGGGCCGAAAAGCCCATGTCGCCGGTGCAGAGCAGCATGCGGCGATAGGGCAGGCCCAGCGTTTCGAGAATATACTCGGCAGCGGCGGTCATCCGCTCATGCTCGGCGTCCGACTCCTCGGGCGTGGTGATCGAGACGAGTTCCACCTTGTCGAACTGATGCTGGCGGATGAGGCCGCGCGTGTCCTTGCCCGCCGCACCGGCTTCGCTGCGGAAGCAGGAGGTCAGCGCCGTGAAGCGCAGGGGCAGGGCGGCGGTCTCGACGATCTGGTCGCGCGCCAGATTGGTGAGGCTCACCTCGGCGGTGGGGATCAGCCAGCGGCCATCGGTGGTCTGGAACAGATCTTCGGAAAACTTGGGGAGCTGGGCGGTGCCGAACAGCGCCTCGTCACGCACCAGCACGGGCGGGGCGACTTCCTCATAGCCGAATTTGGTGGTGTGCGTGTCCAGCATGAACTGGCCGAGCGCGCGGCTCAACCGCGCCACGCCGCCGCGCAGATAGGCGAAACGTGCGCCCGAAACGCTCTGGGCGCTTTCGAAATCGAGGCCCAGGGGGGCGCCAATGTCGAAATGCTCCTTCGCGCCCTCGGCAGGCTTGGGATCGCCCCAGCGCTTGACCTCGACGTTTTCGTCCTCATCCTTGCCTTCGGGCACGCCTTCGCTCGGCAGGTTGGGCAGGCCCGCCAGCAGGGTGCTGACAGCCTCGGCCGCCTCGCGGTGCTGGGCTTCCAGAGCGGGGATCGTTTCCTTCAGCGCGGTGACGCGCTCCATCAACTGGGCGGCCAGCGCCTCATCCTTCTTCGCCTTGGCCTGACCGATGGCCTTGGAGGCCTCGTTACGTTCGGCCAGCAGCTCCTGCAGGCTGTTCTGGATCGAGCGCGACGAGGCGTCGGCGGCCAGAATGCTGTCAGCCAGAGGGGCCAGTCCGCGCAGGGCGAGGCCTGCGTCAAAGGCTTGCGGGTTTTCGCGGATGAATCGGATATCGTGCATGTTTGCGGGGTATTGGCCCGCCCGCACCGGGTCAAGCACTGGCTTGCCGCAATGCACGATGACGGTGGCTTTCAGCATGTTCTGCGGCCGCGTAAAGCAGGGTGAGCAGCAGGATCAGCCCGCAGGCCAGCAGGCCAAGCCCGTCCCACCCGGCGCGCTCCACCACCCAGGCGCCCAGCGGCGGGCCCAGCAGAGCACCGCCCGCGCCGCATTGCGTCAAAAGCCCCTGCGCCGAGGCGATGCGCGGATCGCCAGGCCGCTCGCTACCGCTCAGCACCGGAAGCCGGGCAAAAAGCATGCTGCGCGCCAGTCCGCTGAGCACCACCAGCGCGATGGCCAGAGCCGTGCAGGCGATCATCCCCGAGGCGCGAAGGACCAGCGGCGCCAGCACCGCCGCGCCAAGCAGCGCAAGGCAGGGCACACGCCCCGGCCTGCCGCTCAGCCGCAGCACCGGCAGCGCCAGCAGCGATCCGGGCAGCGCGGCCAGCGAGACCAGACCGGCGGCAAGCGCGGCATCGGTCAGGCTGGCGCCGTGGCGTTCGATCAGAAAGCTGGGGAGCAGCCCGCCCAATGCGCAGACAAACATCGTGTAGCAGCCGAAGCCCGCCGCCAGCAGCCATGCGCCCGGCGCTGGCCATGCCCTGGCGCGC from Novosphingobium sp. encodes:
- the serS gene encoding serine--tRNA ligase; amino-acid sequence: MHDIRFIRENPQAFDAGLALRGLAPLADSILAADASSRSIQNSLQELLAERNEASKAIGQAKAKKDEALAAQLMERVTALKETIPALEAQHREAAEAVSTLLAGLPNLPSEGVPEGKDEDENVEVKRWGDPKPAEGAKEHFDIGAPLGLDFESAQSVSGARFAYLRGGVARLSRALGQFMLDTHTTKFGYEEVAPPVLVRDEALFGTAQLPKFSEDLFQTTDGRWLIPTAEVSLTNLARDQIVETAALPLRFTALTSCFRSEAGAAGKDTRGLIRQHQFDKVELVSITTPEESDAEHERMTAAAEYILETLGLPYRRMLLCTGDMGFSARRTYDLEVWLPGQGRYREISSCSNCGDFQARRMDARYKPEGQKSTRFLHTLNGSGLAVGRTLVAVLENYQNEDGSVTVPEALRPYMGGLDVLRP
- a CDS encoding MFS transporter gives rise to the protein MNRPWNTITLLWLTGVIAAAQLAKFSALAPLLRDIFGLDLMRVGLLISLLEVGGALLGFPAGLMLGRIGSRRALLTGLVVLAVASLVEACSQAPGLLFATRAIEGLGYVLVVVGAPTLITAIAGDGPRRGKAIILWSSFVPVGLGLGTMLTGFVAGLSSPRIAIALWSLPCLLALVPVLRLDAEANASRARAWPAPGAWLLAAGFGCYTMFVCALGGLLPSFLIERHGASLTDAALAAGLVSLAALPGSLLALPVLRLSGRPGRVPCLALLGAAVLAPLVLRASGMIACTALAIALVVLSGLARSMLFARLPVLSGSERPGDPRIASAQGLLTQCGAGGALLGPPLGAWVVERAGWDGLGLLACGLILLLTLLYAAAEHAESHRHRALRQASA
- a CDS encoding M23 family metallopeptidase; protein product: MKALPLLAAALVIAAPAVAAPEKAPAKKHKPAEAKGENDVPLDREHVHMVKPGETLGGIAHRAKVPRILIIEANSIKPPYDVHAGQRLMLPRTRRHTVKEGETGFDIAYHYGVPLSSILVANGLKDGTKLDVGQSLLIPTMLSSGKQAAAAPSEDKPAKKDKPAADSDPADTPAPREAKADHGDGGSAKSAPHFSWPLAGNVRRGYTPRGKANFHDGLDIVAPEGSAARAVASGTVLFAKEEPDSFGRLVVIDHGNGWQSAYGFLNKITVKEGDPVKAHERIGLVGHSGKATRDELHFEIRQDNHPVDPAGLLPAAPVVVNAEKLAVKKVVKKK
- the surE gene encoding 5'/3'-nucleotidase SurE, with the protein product MRILLTNDDGIHAPGLKVLEAIARQLSDDIWICCPEEEQSGAGHSLTLSRPVRMRQYEERRFAVSGTPTDSVTMALKKILPAAPDLILSGVNRGANLGDDVTYSGTVSAAMEGALAGIRSIALSQVYSKEGMGDSVSFSAAEAWGYKVLQPLVNAPIAPRTLVNVNFPPIAGDQVRGIRVVRQGFHDYARGSVVEGTDPRGYRYFWFGLHGIEHTTGHNTDLEAIADGFVSVTPLQLDLTHDASLAALGARFQA